In Salvelinus namaycush isolate Seneca chromosome 20, SaNama_1.0, whole genome shotgun sequence, the following proteins share a genomic window:
- the ppcs gene encoding phosphopantothenate--cysteine ligase isoform X2 — protein sequence MADPRTLTAEGKLSEEFAVPSHVEEVKGQMAAFAVQHRAAGHRVVLITSGGTKVPLESRTVRFLDNFSSGRRGASSAEYFLESGYAVIFLHRHRSLYPFTRLYSGINLLDSLQLESGKGGSVSDQVVVNQQALPNIGKILMRYQAVKEAGLLLPVEFSTLSEYLHLLKAAAQALSPIGSNAMFYLAAAVSDFYIPASDMPEHKIQSSNGPLQYEDGPQDVVAAGEGLGSSSICDFFQAGDRPIHPAGQSSAGSVHLSAPGCGSQCTGYQTRLRSGGDP from the exons ATGGCAGACCCCAGGACCCTCACTGCAGAAGGGAAGCTGTCTGAAGAGTTTGCTGTTCCCTCCCATGTAGAGGAGGTCAAAGGGCAGATGGCAGCGTTTGCTGTGCAGCACAGGGCTGCAGGGCACAGGGTGGTGCTTATCACCTCAGGAGGCACCAAAGTCCCCCTGGAGTCTCGCACCGTCCGCTTCCTGGATAATTTCAGCAGTGGCCGGCGCGGAGCCTCTTCGGCAGAGTACTTCCTTGAGTCAGGCTATGCTGTGATCTTCCTGCACAGACACCGTTCCTTATATCCTTTCACACGCCTCTACTCTGGGATTAATCTGCTGGACAGCCTACAGCTGGAGAGTGGAAAGGGGGGTTCGGTCTCTGACCAAGTCGTGGTCAACCAGCAGGCACTTCCAAACATTGGCAAAATCCTGATGCGTTACCAGGCGGTGAAAGAGGCAGGGCTTCTTCTGCCTGTGGAGTTCAGCACCCTGTCCGAGTACCTGCACCTCCTCAAAGCAGCAGCACAGGCACTCAGCCCCATAG GGTCCAACGCTATGTTTTATTTGGCTGCGGCAGTGTCGGATTTCTACATCCCAGCATCTGATATGCCCGAGCACAAGATCCAGTCTTCCAATGGACCACTTCAG TATGAAGATGGTCCCCAAGATGTTGTCGCCGCTGGTGAAGGACTGGGCTCCTCAAGCATTTGTGATTTCTTTCAAGCTGGAGACAGACCCATCCATCCTGCTGGACAGAGCTCGGCGGGCTCTGTCCACCTATCGGCACCAGGCTGTGGTAGCCAATGTACTGGATACCAGACGAGGTTACGTAGTGGTGGTGACCCCTGA
- the utp3 gene encoding something about silencing protein 10 isoform X1, whose amino-acid sequence MVRALRTKRAPPVKKTVQFDEDDPKAYKDMPVPDKRSSQYTKDKVDEFHDDKISKLLARGVQMDSDQEDGDDEEEVMALDLTDSEDEEQEEEEEEEEADMDSDLEGKKDDYLPNDMAWGNRKKMFYDSDYVAAKGKSQQDAEADDEEEEEEAKNIQRRLAANLSEEDYDLNLLQEFAVEEQEVGKERIVKDLKQMSQKEKMKLLKKESPELLELIQDFKAKLAELKDELQPLLEMVNDGRVPPGKGANYLKTKQQLYLNYCTNISFYLVLKAKRIPAHNHPVIERLLTYRNLINEMGEVDARLAPQLRQLLSADQKEKSARKSESSKQITNKKVKVSEEAGAESSEDSYSDLDEEAALRFYRGVEERLKLKRKSKNPQAEEGRLEEAGDDEVDPDAKRRITYQMAKNKGLTPKRKKIDRNPRVKHREKFRRAKIRRKGQVREVRREETRYSGELSGIRAGVKKSVKLK is encoded by the exons ATGGTTCGGGCGCTAAG AACCAAACGCGCCCCTCCGGTGAAGAAGACGGTACAATTTGACGAAGATGACCCTAAAGCATATAAGGACATGCCTGTCCCAGATAAG AGATCCTCGCAGTATACGAAGGACAAGGTCGATGAGTTCCACGATGACAAAATCTCG AAACTTCTGGCACGTGGTGTTCAGATGGACAGTGACCAGGAAGATGGTGATGATGAG GAGGAAGTGATGGCTCTGGACCTCACTGACTCAGAGGATGAAGagcaggaggaagaagaagaagaagaagaggctgatatggacagtgatctGGAGGGGAAGAAGGATGATT ATCTCCCCAATGATATGGCATGGGGAAACAGGAAGAAGATGTTCTATGACTCTGACTATGTGGCTGCCA AGGGGAAATCTCAGCAAGACGCAGAGGCagatgatgaagaggaagaggaagaagctAAGAATATTCAGAGACGATTGGCTGCCAATCTTAGCGAGGAGGACTATGATCTTAACCTCCTTCAG GAGTTTGCTGTAGAGGAGCAGGAGGTGGGGAAGGAGAGGATTGTGAAGGACCTGAAGCAGATGTCCCAGAAGGAGAAGATGAAGCTGCTGAAGAAAGAGTCACCAGAGCTACTGGAGCTCATTCAGGACTTTAAGGCAAAG TTGGCAGAGCTGAAGGATGAGCTACAGCCTCTTCTGGAGATGGTCAACGATGGACGGGTGCCACCAGGAAAGGGTGCCAACTACCTGAAGACCAAACAGCAGCTTTATCTAAA TTACTGCACAAACATCAGTTTCTACCTGGTCCTGAAAGCAAAGCGTATTCCCGCACACAACCACCCTGTGATTGAAAGACTGTTGACTTACAGAAAT CTGATTAATGAGATGGGTGAGGTAGACGCTCGGCTTGCCCCACAGCTGCGCCAGCTGCTCTCTGCAGACCAGAAGGAGAAGTCCGCTAGAAAGTCAGAGAGCAGCAAGCAGATCACCAACAAGAAGGTCAAG GTATCTGAAGAGGCTGGGGCGGAATCATCTGAAGACTCATACTCTGACTTGGATGAGGAGGCTGCTCTGCGCTTCTATAGAGGAGTGGAGGAGCGGCTGAAACTGAAGAGGAAGAGCAAGAACCCGCAGGCTGAGGAAGG CAGATTGGAGGAGGCAGGAGATGACGAGGTGGATCCAGATGCAAAGAGACGCATTACCTACCAG ATGGCCAAGAACAAAGGGCTTACACCAAAGAGGAAGAAGATTGACCGCAATCCCAGAGTCAAACACAGAGAGAAGTTCAGACGAGCCAAGATCCGCAGAAAGGGACAG GTTCGTGAAGTCCGTCGTGAGGAGACAAGATACAGTGGAGAGCTGTCTGGTATTCGTGCTGGAGTTAAAAAGAGTGTCAAACTCAAGTAA
- the ppcs gene encoding phosphopantothenate--cysteine ligase isoform X3, whose translation MDHFSMKMVPKMLSPLVKDWAPQAFVISFKLETDPSILLDRARRALSTYRHQAVVANVLDTRRGYVVVVTPDTQVELVLTDEEASRDEEIEDRIVSNLTAAHSQFITQQG comes from the exons ATGGACCACTTCAG TATGAAGATGGTCCCCAAGATGTTGTCGCCGCTGGTGAAGGACTGGGCTCCTCAAGCATTTGTGATTTCTTTCAAGCTGGAGACAGACCCATCCATCCTGCTGGACAGAGCTCGGCGGGCTCTGTCCACCTATCGGCACCAGGCTGTGGTAGCCAATGTACTGGATACCAGACGAGGTTACGTAGTGGTGGTGACCCCTGACACTCAGGTCGAGCTGGTACTCACAGATGAGGAAGCAAGCAGAGATGAAGAGATTGAGGACAGGATTGTCAGTAATCTGACTGCAGCTCACAGCCAATTCATAACCCAACAAGGCTGA
- the ppcs gene encoding phosphopantothenate--cysteine ligase isoform X1, which translates to MADPRTLTAEGKLSEEFAVPSHVEEVKGQMAAFAVQHRAAGHRVVLITSGGTKVPLESRTVRFLDNFSSGRRGASSAEYFLESGYAVIFLHRHRSLYPFTRLYSGINLLDSLQLESGKGGSVSDQVVVNQQALPNIGKILMRYQAVKEAGLLLPVEFSTLSEYLHLLKAAAQALSPIGSNAMFYLAAAVSDFYIPASDMPEHKIQSSNGPLQISMKMVPKMLSPLVKDWAPQAFVISFKLETDPSILLDRARRALSTYRHQAVVANVLDTRRGYVVVVTPDTQVELVLTDEEASRDEEIEDRIVSNLTAAHSQFITQQG; encoded by the exons ATGGCAGACCCCAGGACCCTCACTGCAGAAGGGAAGCTGTCTGAAGAGTTTGCTGTTCCCTCCCATGTAGAGGAGGTCAAAGGGCAGATGGCAGCGTTTGCTGTGCAGCACAGGGCTGCAGGGCACAGGGTGGTGCTTATCACCTCAGGAGGCACCAAAGTCCCCCTGGAGTCTCGCACCGTCCGCTTCCTGGATAATTTCAGCAGTGGCCGGCGCGGAGCCTCTTCGGCAGAGTACTTCCTTGAGTCAGGCTATGCTGTGATCTTCCTGCACAGACACCGTTCCTTATATCCTTTCACACGCCTCTACTCTGGGATTAATCTGCTGGACAGCCTACAGCTGGAGAGTGGAAAGGGGGGTTCGGTCTCTGACCAAGTCGTGGTCAACCAGCAGGCACTTCCAAACATTGGCAAAATCCTGATGCGTTACCAGGCGGTGAAAGAGGCAGGGCTTCTTCTGCCTGTGGAGTTCAGCACCCTGTCCGAGTACCTGCACCTCCTCAAAGCAGCAGCACAGGCACTCAGCCCCATAG GGTCCAACGCTATGTTTTATTTGGCTGCGGCAGTGTCGGATTTCTACATCCCAGCATCTGATATGCCCGAGCACAAGATCCAGTCTTCCAATGGACCACTTCAG ATCAGTATGAAGATGGTCCCCAAGATGTTGTCGCCGCTGGTGAAGGACTGGGCTCCTCAAGCATTTGTGATTTCTTTCAAGCTGGAGACAGACCCATCCATCCTGCTGGACAGAGCTCGGCGGGCTCTGTCCACCTATCGGCACCAGGCTGTGGTAGCCAATGTACTGGATACCAGACGAGGTTACGTAGTGGTGGTGACCCCTGACACTCAGGTCGAGCTGGTACTCACAGATGAGGAAGCAAGCAGAGATGAAGAGATTGAGGACAGGATTGTCAGTAATCTGACTGCAGCTCACAGCCAATTCATAACCCAACAAGGCTGA
- the utp3 gene encoding something about silencing protein 10 isoform X2 → MVRALRTKRAPPVKKTVQFDEDDPKAYKDMPVPDKRSSQYTKDKVDEFHDDKISKLLARGVQMDSDQEDGDDEEEVMALDLTDSEDEEQEEEEEEEEADMDSDLEGKKDDYLPNDMAWGNRKKMFYDSDYVAAKGKSQQDAEADDEEEEEEAKNIQRRLAANLSEEDYDLNLLQEFAVEEQEVGKERIVKDLKQMSQKEKMKLLKKESPELLELIQDFKAKLAELKDELQPLLEMVNDGRVPPGKGANYLKTKQQLYLNYCTNISFYLVLKAKRIPAHNHPVIERLLTYRNLINEMGEVDARLAPQLRQLLSADQKEKSARKSESSKQITNKKVKVSEEAGAESSEDSYSDLDEEAALRFYRGVEERLKLKRKSKNPQAEEGLEEAGDDEVDPDAKRRITYQMAKNKGLTPKRKKIDRNPRVKHREKFRRAKIRRKGQVREVRREETRYSGELSGIRAGVKKSVKLK, encoded by the exons ATGGTTCGGGCGCTAAG AACCAAACGCGCCCCTCCGGTGAAGAAGACGGTACAATTTGACGAAGATGACCCTAAAGCATATAAGGACATGCCTGTCCCAGATAAG AGATCCTCGCAGTATACGAAGGACAAGGTCGATGAGTTCCACGATGACAAAATCTCG AAACTTCTGGCACGTGGTGTTCAGATGGACAGTGACCAGGAAGATGGTGATGATGAG GAGGAAGTGATGGCTCTGGACCTCACTGACTCAGAGGATGAAGagcaggaggaagaagaagaagaagaagaggctgatatggacagtgatctGGAGGGGAAGAAGGATGATT ATCTCCCCAATGATATGGCATGGGGAAACAGGAAGAAGATGTTCTATGACTCTGACTATGTGGCTGCCA AGGGGAAATCTCAGCAAGACGCAGAGGCagatgatgaagaggaagaggaagaagctAAGAATATTCAGAGACGATTGGCTGCCAATCTTAGCGAGGAGGACTATGATCTTAACCTCCTTCAG GAGTTTGCTGTAGAGGAGCAGGAGGTGGGGAAGGAGAGGATTGTGAAGGACCTGAAGCAGATGTCCCAGAAGGAGAAGATGAAGCTGCTGAAGAAAGAGTCACCAGAGCTACTGGAGCTCATTCAGGACTTTAAGGCAAAG TTGGCAGAGCTGAAGGATGAGCTACAGCCTCTTCTGGAGATGGTCAACGATGGACGGGTGCCACCAGGAAAGGGTGCCAACTACCTGAAGACCAAACAGCAGCTTTATCTAAA TTACTGCACAAACATCAGTTTCTACCTGGTCCTGAAAGCAAAGCGTATTCCCGCACACAACCACCCTGTGATTGAAAGACTGTTGACTTACAGAAAT CTGATTAATGAGATGGGTGAGGTAGACGCTCGGCTTGCCCCACAGCTGCGCCAGCTGCTCTCTGCAGACCAGAAGGAGAAGTCCGCTAGAAAGTCAGAGAGCAGCAAGCAGATCACCAACAAGAAGGTCAAG GTATCTGAAGAGGCTGGGGCGGAATCATCTGAAGACTCATACTCTGACTTGGATGAGGAGGCTGCTCTGCGCTTCTATAGAGGAGTGGAGGAGCGGCTGAAACTGAAGAGGAAGAGCAAGAACCCGCAGGCTGAGGAAGG ATTGGAGGAGGCAGGAGATGACGAGGTGGATCCAGATGCAAAGAGACGCATTACCTACCAG ATGGCCAAGAACAAAGGGCTTACACCAAAGAGGAAGAAGATTGACCGCAATCCCAGAGTCAAACACAGAGAGAAGTTCAGACGAGCCAAGATCCGCAGAAAGGGACAG GTTCGTGAAGTCCGTCGTGAGGAGACAAGATACAGTGGAGAGCTGTCTGGTATTCGTGCTGGAGTTAAAAAGAGTGTCAAACTCAAGTAA